In Chryseobacterium gotjawalense, the following are encoded in one genomic region:
- a CDS encoding YceI family protein, translated as MMKSITNSVLFVLFSFVVASCTKDKPLTSEVTEVSTTNRGATYELDTLNSRIEWKGYKVLKSEQSSHFGIIKFESGDLTVKDGVLESGKFVADMNSLTSVDLKNDPEQLAKLNGHLKSGDFFEADKFPTASYEITKVTPNQSGDYNTLLDGNLTIKGITKPVQFNANVSVKGAEASIATEPKDIKREDFGVKFQLPLANGLIKDEVNLQILIKALEKK; from the coding sequence ATGATGAAATCAATTACCAATTCAGTTCTCTTCGTACTTTTTTCGTTTGTAGTCGCATCATGTACGAAGGATAAGCCCCTGACCAGCGAGGTTACGGAAGTTTCTACCACCAACCGCGGTGCCACATATGAACTTGATACTTTAAACAGCAGAATCGAATGGAAAGGATACAAAGTACTGAAGTCTGAACAATCGAGCCATTTTGGAATTATTAAATTCGAAAGTGGTGATCTGACCGTGAAAGATGGCGTTTTGGAAAGCGGCAAATTCGTGGCAGACATGAATTCTTTGACTTCTGTAGATTTAAAAAACGATCCGGAACAACTGGCGAAACTAAACGGTCATTTGAAAAGTGGAGATTTCTTCGAAGCTGATAAGTTCCCGACTGCCTCGTACGAAATTACCAAAGTCACTCCCAATCAGTCTGGTGACTATAATACCCTTCTGGATGGAAATTTAACCATCAAAGGAATTACAAAACCGGTGCAGTTCAATGCAAATGTTTCTGTAAAAGGTGCAGAAGCGAGTATTGCGACCGAACCTAAAGATATTAAAAGAGAAGATTTCGGCGTGAAGTTTCAGCTGCCACTGGCCAACGGTTTGATCAAAGATGAGGTGAATCTTCAGATTTTAATTAAAGCTTTGGAAAAGAAATAG
- a CDS encoding sulfate/molybdate ABC transporter ATP-binding protein, whose product MLLEIKNLFFSHRPEQRLFQNFNLKVEEGKIIALAGESGCGKSTILNLIYGLLEWEKGQIIFNGAPILGPTKNLVPGEENMKLVAQNYDLMPYSTVADNVGKFISNINLKEKKERVQELLTVVGLEEYENTLPKYLSGGQMQRVAIARALSVMPKLLLLDEPFSNIDFSRKIELRERLFNYVREKNISLLISTHEIQEVMPWLDQIIVLQGGRLIQNDDAEETYNNPYNQYVASLFGEVNVFSEEEKSALRISKKFWYPHEITISDHGKEAAVLDSRFAGSYYWTKISLNGKHLIIYTAEKVEGLIKINL is encoded by the coding sequence ATGCTATTAGAAATCAAGAATTTATTTTTTTCCCATCGCCCAGAGCAAAGGCTTTTCCAGAATTTTAACCTTAAAGTTGAGGAAGGGAAAATCATCGCTTTAGCAGGGGAAAGCGGCTGTGGAAAATCCACTATTTTAAATTTAATTTACGGACTTCTCGAATGGGAAAAAGGCCAGATTATTTTTAATGGCGCACCGATTTTGGGCCCTACAAAAAATTTGGTTCCCGGCGAAGAGAACATGAAACTGGTCGCTCAGAATTACGATTTGATGCCCTATTCTACGGTGGCGGATAATGTGGGGAAATTTATTTCTAATATCAATTTAAAAGAGAAAAAAGAAAGAGTTCAGGAACTTTTAACCGTGGTTGGACTTGAAGAATATGAAAACACATTACCCAAATACCTGAGTGGTGGACAGATGCAGAGAGTCGCCATTGCGAGAGCTCTTTCGGTGATGCCAAAACTTCTTCTGCTCGATGAACCTTTCAGCAATATCGACTTTTCCAGGAAAATAGAACTGCGGGAACGCCTGTTTAATTACGTTCGGGAAAAGAACATTTCACTGCTTATTTCTACGCATGAAATCCAGGAAGTAATGCCGTGGCTGGATCAGATCATTGTTCTGCAAGGCGGACGGCTGATCCAAAACGACGATGCTGAAGAAACCTACAACAATCCTTACAATCAATATGTTGCATCACTTTTCGGTGAGGTAAATGTTTTTTCGGAGGAAGAAAAATCAGCGTTACGTATTTCTAAAAAGTTCTGGTATCCACACGAAATAACCATTTCAGATCATGGAAAAGAAGCAGCCGTTTTAGATAGCCGTTTTGCCGGAA